From a single Endozoicomonas euniceicola genomic region:
- a CDS encoding efflux RND transporter permease subunit produces the protein MKRTNSVGLTSERMIFHNRIKVCVFFVLVTLFLTWKMVTGLRVDASFEKMVPMQHPYIQNMFKHRDGTGGGNTVRIAVAAREGDIFSADYMDILRQINDEVFYLEGVDRPKLKSLWSPNVRWIEVTEEGFSGGSVIPQSYGGSQASLDELRTNILRSGQVGQLVANDFRSSIVSLPLFETNPETGERLDYKTLSEQLEQLRSKYMELGVNIHIVGTAKIFGDLFEGVQSIVLFFMFAIVITALLLFLYSRCLRSTFIPLITSLVAVVWQMGLLTTFGFGLDLYSLLVPFLVFAIAVSHGVQIINSIGVEAAAGADKPTAARRAFRSLYIPGMVALASDAIGFLTLLIIEIQVIQDLALAASIGVAAIIMTNLVLLPVLMSYAGTGSKSIHRLRERQHNEGGVWNLLSNFAHPGVVPVSVIIALLGFGWGLYQAEDLKIGDLDPGAPEFHPGSRYNQDNLFLTSNYSTSADLFVVMVETGVEQCSTYPVMEAIDRYMWRMENLPGVQQALSMVTASKQVVKGLNEGSLKWQTLSRNPYVLNSSVSSLRGLYNSDCSMVPVILYLDDHKADTLSGVVAETKAFADENNNEHVQFVLASGNSGIEAATNEVISQAQNQMLMWVYLVVSILCLLTFRSMRAVFCIVIPLGLTSVLCQGLMSFLGIGVKVATLPVIALGVGIGVDYGIYIYSRLERFLKQGLPLQEAYHKTLQTTGKAVTFTGITLAIGVGTWIFSPLKFQADMGILLTFMFIWNMIGAIWLLPALARFLLKPERYVKKTEASDRESKLAGSAI, from the coding sequence ATGAAAAGAACCAATAGTGTTGGGTTAACCTCGGAACGAATGATCTTCCACAACCGGATCAAGGTATGCGTATTCTTTGTTCTGGTCACTTTATTCCTGACCTGGAAAATGGTCACCGGACTAAGGGTGGACGCCAGCTTTGAAAAAATGGTGCCTATGCAGCACCCCTATATTCAAAATATGTTCAAGCACCGTGATGGTACAGGTGGTGGCAACACGGTGCGTATTGCTGTGGCAGCCAGGGAAGGGGATATTTTCTCAGCAGACTATATGGATATTCTGCGCCAGATAAACGACGAAGTATTTTATCTTGAAGGTGTCGATCGTCCCAAATTGAAATCTCTCTGGTCCCCGAATGTTCGCTGGATCGAGGTGACAGAAGAAGGCTTCTCTGGCGGTTCGGTTATTCCACAAAGCTATGGTGGTTCACAGGCCAGCCTGGATGAATTGCGTACTAATATTCTGCGTTCCGGTCAGGTAGGTCAGCTGGTGGCAAACGACTTCAGGTCGAGTATTGTCAGCCTGCCGTTATTTGAAACGAATCCGGAAACCGGTGAGCGTCTGGATTACAAGACACTGTCAGAACAGCTGGAGCAGTTACGCAGTAAATATATGGAATTGGGCGTCAATATCCATATTGTTGGTACTGCCAAAATTTTTGGCGATCTGTTTGAAGGTGTTCAGTCTATTGTACTGTTCTTTATGTTCGCCATTGTCATTACGGCATTGTTGCTGTTTCTGTATTCTCGCTGTTTGCGCAGCACATTTATTCCATTAATCACTTCTCTGGTAGCCGTCGTCTGGCAGATGGGGCTGCTGACCACATTTGGCTTTGGCCTTGACCTGTACTCCCTGCTAGTACCGTTTCTGGTGTTTGCCATTGCTGTCAGTCACGGTGTTCAGATCATCAACAGCATCGGTGTGGAAGCCGCAGCGGGGGCTGATAAGCCGACTGCCGCCCGTCGTGCATTCCGGAGTCTCTATATTCCGGGTATGGTGGCGCTGGCATCCGATGCCATTGGTTTCCTTACCTTATTGATTATTGAAATACAGGTTATTCAGGATCTTGCCCTGGCGGCCAGTATCGGCGTTGCTGCCATCATTATGACCAACCTGGTGCTTTTGCCGGTGCTTATGTCTTACGCTGGGACTGGCTCGAAGTCCATCCATCGTCTCCGGGAGCGCCAGCATAATGAAGGTGGAGTTTGGAACCTGTTATCGAACTTTGCCCATCCCGGGGTTGTGCCGGTTTCTGTCATCATTGCTCTATTGGGATTTGGCTGGGGGCTATATCAGGCAGAAGACCTTAAAATAGGTGATCTTGATCCCGGAGCGCCGGAATTTCATCCAGGCTCCCGCTATAACCAGGATAATCTGTTTTTGACGTCTAATTATTCGACCAGTGCCGACTTGTTTGTGGTTATGGTGGAAACCGGGGTTGAACAGTGTTCAACCTATCCGGTGATGGAAGCAATAGACCGCTATATGTGGCGTATGGAAAATTTGCCAGGCGTACAACAGGCATTGTCGATGGTGACGGCTTCCAAGCAGGTGGTTAAAGGGTTGAACGAGGGAAGTCTCAAATGGCAGACACTGTCTCGCAACCCGTATGTCCTTAACAGTTCGGTGTCTTCTCTTAGAGGGCTTTATAATAGTGACTGTTCCATGGTGCCGGTGATTCTCTATCTGGATGATCATAAAGCCGATACATTGTCCGGGGTAGTGGCTGAAACCAAAGCGTTTGCTGATGAGAATAATAATGAACATGTGCAGTTTGTTCTGGCCAGTGGTAATTCAGGCATTGAAGCTGCCACCAATGAAGTTATTTCTCAGGCTCAGAATCAGATGCTGATGTGGGTGTACCTTGTCGTCAGTATCCTGTGCCTGCTGACTTTCCGTTCTATGCGCGCAGTCTTTTGTATTGTGATTCCTCTGGGGTTGACTTCGGTTCTGTGTCAGGGACTGATGTCTTTTTTGGGGATTGGAGTCAAGGTAGCTACGTTGCCGGTGATCGCGCTGGGAGTAGGTATTGGTGTGGATTATGGCATTTATATATACAGTCGCCTGGAGCGTTTTCTAAAACAGGGTCTGCCTTTGCAGGAGGCATATCATAAGACCCTGCAGACTACGGGGAAGGCGGTGACATTCACGGGTATCACGCTCGCTATTGGTGTCGGAACCTGGATATTCTCACCGCTAAAGTTTCAGGCAGATATGGGGATTCTGCTGACCTTTATGTTTATCTGGAACATGATTGGGGCGATCTGGCTGCTACCTGCGCTCGCCCGGTTTCTGCTCAAGCCGGAGCGGTATGTGAAAAAAACGGAAGCCAGTGATAGAGAGAGTAAACTGGCAGGTTCTGCTATCTAG
- a CDS encoding BatD family protein — protein sequence MATKSLMATKSLMALFLFIFAGSALAATFTATVDRTVIAPYETVELTLRTDKSTDLDPDLSALDQDFEVVNTRQSRQIRIINGQTESWLDWVVTLAPKREGRLVIPALRLGSLSSEPIRIRVQKDSSVAGNNVSPVFMRTEVDNEFVYVQQQVVLTLRVFYRVNLYDDSRLSPLNIDGAIVQQLGDTRKYETVIDGKRYGVFELKFAIHPQKTGQIEIPELVFNGTIAERNDPFGSIFSLSSGKPVVARSAEIMLNVQPQPDSYNGRAWLPASDLSVSESWSQDLNDEVHVGDAITRTITVEADGLTSAQLPTIPKPRLQHANIYPDQSKTEDIPTDNGIIGKRMDAVAIIPTQAGEMTLPALRYSWFDVTSNEEKVAELPARTIRVIPAAGAAPVPALPAASPIANGNGKNEAKGTECPPPEACETTAANIGNAYFWPSMTGLFALLWLISTSLWLLARRQRIPVVTDTVQESEQLQPEADAFTLLREGCEQSNVNEVKLALITWCQSLFNEQHLSTVERCLAKLGSSELRALFQQMDVAVYSPDKSSVPFSEILRECQKLRKQHLKQTRKNDSLPGLYPTD from the coding sequence ATGGCTACAAAATCGCTGATGGCTACAAAATCGCTGATGGCTCTGTTTCTGTTTATATTTGCTGGCTCAGCCCTGGCTGCCACATTCACAGCAACGGTTGACCGTACCGTTATTGCCCCCTATGAAACCGTGGAACTGACACTGCGAACGGATAAAAGCACCGATCTGGACCCTGACCTGTCTGCTCTGGATCAGGATTTTGAAGTCGTTAACACACGACAGAGCCGTCAGATTCGTATTATCAACGGACAGACAGAATCCTGGCTGGACTGGGTCGTTACACTGGCACCTAAACGTGAAGGCCGCCTGGTTATTCCAGCACTGAGGCTGGGCAGCCTGTCGTCGGAGCCAATCCGGATTCGGGTTCAGAAAGACTCATCCGTCGCCGGCAACAACGTCAGTCCGGTGTTTATGCGCACGGAAGTGGATAATGAGTTTGTTTATGTCCAGCAGCAAGTGGTTCTGACACTGAGAGTGTTCTATCGGGTCAATCTTTATGACGATAGCCGTTTATCCCCACTGAACATTGACGGCGCAATTGTTCAGCAACTCGGTGATACCCGCAAGTATGAAACCGTTATTGATGGTAAGCGCTATGGCGTGTTTGAGTTAAAGTTTGCTATCCACCCGCAGAAAACCGGCCAGATAGAAATACCGGAACTGGTTTTTAACGGAACCATAGCTGAACGTAATGACCCGTTTGGAAGCATATTCTCCCTGTCCAGCGGCAAACCTGTTGTCGCCCGGTCTGCCGAAATCATGCTGAACGTGCAACCCCAGCCTGACAGCTACAATGGTCGGGCATGGCTACCGGCTTCTGACCTTTCCGTTAGTGAGTCCTGGAGTCAGGATCTGAACGATGAAGTCCATGTGGGAGATGCCATTACCCGAACCATTACCGTTGAAGCCGATGGACTGACCAGTGCGCAACTGCCCACTATTCCCAAACCAAGATTGCAGCATGCCAATATTTATCCCGATCAGTCTAAAACCGAAGACATACCGACGGACAACGGCATCATTGGCAAGCGTATGGATGCAGTGGCTATTATCCCTACCCAGGCCGGTGAGATGACTCTGCCAGCCCTGCGCTACAGCTGGTTTGATGTCACGAGTAACGAGGAAAAAGTAGCAGAGCTACCCGCCAGAACCATCAGGGTGATTCCGGCGGCTGGTGCAGCACCCGTGCCGGCACTGCCAGCAGCCTCCCCGATTGCCAATGGCAATGGTAAAAATGAAGCAAAGGGTACTGAGTGCCCACCTCCTGAGGCGTGTGAAACTACCGCTGCAAACATTGGTAATGCTTACTTCTGGCCTTCCATGACCGGACTGTTTGCACTGTTGTGGTTGATCAGCACCTCTCTCTGGCTGCTTGCCAGACGGCAGCGGATTCCTGTTGTCACTGACACTGTGCAGGAAAGTGAGCAACTTCAGCCTGAGGCTGATGCATTTACTTTACTCAGGGAAGGCTGTGAGCAGAGTAACGTTAATGAAGTGAAGTTGGCATTAATCACCTGGTGTCAGAGTCTGTTCAATGAACAGCACCTGTCTACTGTTGAACGCTGCCTGGCAAAACTTGGCTCCAGCGAACTTCGAGCCCTGTTCCAACAGATGGACGTTGCCGTCTACTCACCCGACAAAAGCAGTGTGCCTTTCTCTGAGATATTGCGTGAATGTCAAAAACTGAGAAAACAGCACCTGAAGCAGACGAGAAAAAATGACTCGCTACCGGGTCTGTACCCTACCGATTGA
- a CDS encoding WD40/YVTN/BNR-like repeat-containing protein, with amino-acid sequence MTRLSSLLVLRLFCVWRLARCLSGFPGALFLVIVVLFSGGLPVDGQASDTVIKERYAVISGKASTSLLLDITRLPDSQRLVVVGDRGHVLFSDDDGRSWQQSRVPTIQMLTAVTFPSRSVGYAVGHDNLILKSEDAGENWQRVYRNIEMQAPLLDVWFRSEQRGLAVGAYGTILSTDDGGKTWTDIRDSINNEDEFHYNGIASDGLNNLYLAGEAGILYHSADAGETWNTLTGPYEGSLFGVSASGDEVIIHGLRGNVFRSQNHGKSWLALASGTENSLFGSLLLDDGSSFLVGTSGTVLSGLTGRWQITHREDRMPLSALAEASDGAIVVVGQGGVKRINEKNQ; translated from the coding sequence ATGACCAGACTCTCCAGCCTGCTGGTGCTAAGACTGTTTTGTGTCTGGAGGCTGGCCCGATGCCTCTCAGGATTTCCTGGCGCTTTATTCCTTGTCATTGTCGTGTTGTTTAGTGGTGGTTTACCTGTCGATGGCCAGGCTTCAGACACGGTCATTAAAGAACGCTATGCCGTTATATCCGGCAAGGCCTCCACGTCGCTGCTACTGGATATTACCCGCCTGCCGGATAGTCAACGGTTGGTTGTTGTAGGCGACCGGGGACATGTATTGTTTTCTGATGATGATGGGCGTTCCTGGCAGCAGTCCCGGGTGCCAACGATTCAGATGCTTACAGCGGTGACTTTCCCCTCCAGAAGCGTGGGCTATGCCGTTGGCCATGACAACCTGATCCTGAAATCAGAAGATGCCGGAGAAAACTGGCAACGGGTTTACCGGAATATCGAAATGCAGGCACCCCTGTTGGATGTCTGGTTCCGGAGTGAACAGCGTGGGCTTGCGGTAGGCGCTTATGGCACGATATTGAGTACCGACGACGGTGGTAAAACATGGACCGATATCCGCGACAGTATCAACAACGAAGATGAGTTTCATTACAACGGTATTGCCAGCGATGGGCTCAATAACCTGTACCTTGCCGGTGAGGCAGGCATTCTGTATCACTCCGCTGATGCGGGTGAAACCTGGAATACATTGACCGGTCCCTATGAAGGCTCCCTGTTCGGTGTCAGCGCCAGCGGAGATGAAGTGATTATTCATGGACTGAGAGGTAATGTCTTCCGCAGCCAGAATCATGGGAAATCATGGCTGGCACTGGCTTCAGGGACTGAAAACTCTCTGTTTGGGTCTCTGTTGCTGGATGACGGTAGTAGCTTTCTGGTGGGTACTTCCGGCACGGTTCTTTCGGGCCTGACTGGCCGCTGGCAAATCACCCACCGTGAAGACCGAATGCCTCTGTCGGCATTGGCTGAAGCTTCAGATGGTGCCATTGTTGTCGTTGGGCAGGGGGGCGTTAAGAGAATTAATGAAAAGAACCAATAG